A region of Gemmatimonadaceae bacterium DNA encodes the following proteins:
- a CDS encoding insulinase family protein produces the protein MMRPSPSRIVLALALAAPALGAQGVRLKVPATVDTLPNGLTLIVHEDHSVPTVSTNVWYLVGSGDEKVGRTGFAHLFEHVMFMGSEHAPYPEFDTRLEAAGASNNGTTSEDRTAYYEWGPSNAIPLMLWLEADRQGYLLPTMDKAKLDAQRDIVKNERRQGVENQPYGISEDLIAPALYPPGHPYSWPVIGSMADLSAASLDDVKDFFRTYYAPNNAVIVVAGAVRTDSVRRMVRRMFGDIPRGPAITRATPAPFTLRDTVLVAEDRVQLPRVYMNWHTVKAFDRDDAALELVAYLLTGARNARLTQGLVYEQELATGVNAFNGSKKLDGDFALVATARPGKHLNDVRRAIDSTIAVLASNGPTTRELEQARNAFESRFLNRLESVNSKSEQLNAYYYFTGKPDGFQDELDRVRAVSADDIKRVVQQYLRGPRVMLSIVPMGKKDLAATRETVQ, from the coding sequence GTGATGCGACCCTCTCCCTCGCGAATCGTACTCGCGCTCGCCCTCGCCGCCCCGGCGCTCGGTGCGCAGGGCGTTCGGCTCAAGGTGCCGGCGACCGTCGACACGCTGCCCAATGGCCTCACGCTCATCGTGCACGAGGACCACTCCGTACCCACGGTCTCGACCAACGTGTGGTACCTCGTCGGATCCGGCGACGAAAAGGTCGGGCGCACCGGCTTCGCGCACCTCTTCGAGCACGTGATGTTCATGGGGTCAGAGCACGCACCCTACCCGGAGTTCGACACACGACTCGAAGCCGCCGGCGCCAGCAACAACGGCACGACGAGCGAAGACCGCACGGCCTACTACGAGTGGGGGCCGAGCAATGCGATCCCGCTCATGTTGTGGCTCGAGGCGGATCGGCAGGGCTACCTGCTGCCGACGATGGACAAGGCCAAGCTCGACGCTCAGCGCGACATCGTGAAGAACGAACGACGCCAGGGCGTCGAGAACCAGCCCTACGGCATCAGCGAGGACCTGATCGCGCCAGCGCTGTACCCGCCTGGACACCCGTACTCCTGGCCGGTCATCGGCTCCATGGCCGATCTCTCCGCGGCGTCGCTCGATGACGTGAAGGACTTCTTCCGCACCTACTACGCGCCCAACAACGCGGTCATTGTGGTCGCCGGCGCGGTCAGGACGGATTCCGTGCGCCGAATGGTGCGACGCATGTTCGGCGACATCCCCCGCGGCCCCGCCATCACTCGGGCAACGCCGGCGCCGTTCACGCTGCGCGACACGGTGCTGGTCGCCGAAGACCGCGTGCAGCTCCCGCGCGTGTACATGAACTGGCACACCGTCAAGGCGTTCGACCGCGACGACGCCGCGCTCGAGCTCGTGGCGTACCTGCTGACCGGTGCGCGCAACGCGCGACTCACGCAGGGGCTAGTCTACGAGCAGGAACTCGCCACCGGCGTCAACGCGTTCAACGGATCCAAGAAGCTCGACGGAGATTTCGCGCTCGTCGCCACGGCGCGACCGGGCAAGCACCTCAATGACGTGCGGCGCGCCATCGACTCCACCATCGCCGTGCTCGCCAGCAACGGTCCAACGACGCGCGAACTCGAACAGGCGAGGAATGCCTTCGAGTCGCGGTTCCTCAACCGCCTGGAGTCCGTGAACTCCAAGTCGGAACAGCTGAACGCCTACTACTACTTCACGGGAAAGCCGGATGGGTTCCAGGACGAGCTCGATCGCGTACGCGCCGTCAGCGCCGACGACATCAAACGCGTGGTGCAGCAATACCTCCGCGGCCCGCGCGTCATGCTGAGCATCGTGCCGATGGGCAAGAAGGATCTCGCCGCAACGCGGGAGACCGTGCAATGA
- a CDS encoding insulinase family protein produces the protein MTAASTRRSGGSFHSRIAPFTALMLLPAALGAQTRYDPAKPPRLGKPAPLVVPPVHRSILANGVALRIVEQRELPLVQITATIDGGARLDGRTPGLATFVAGMLDEGAGSRDAAALQSELAYLGATLGSGASWDDFTVSLKVPVRSLGPALDLMADVLLRPTFAATDVRRQRDLRLAALLQQRDQPNAVAALAFNQVVYPEGHPYHQPIGGDSASTAALDSTTVRAFYDRAYRPERTTFIVVGDLSVADARNAIQSRFGSWVARSTAAPIPAVTRAPTPLTATRVYLVDKPDAAQSVIQVGWPGVDRRSPDYAALMVMNTMLGGSFTSRLNMNLRETHGYSYGARSGFTFRKAPGPFVASAAVRTDVTDSSLVEFFRELRRVRDERATGDDVARARNYVELGLPGSLEGTTQVASQVAELQTFGLTLAELPRFAALVRAVTPADVQRVARTYLTPDRATVVVVGDLARTRASIDALKLGPTAVLDIRSVMR, from the coding sequence ATGACCGCCGCATCGACGCGCCGCTCCGGTGGCAGCTTTCACTCCCGTATCGCGCCCTTCACCGCGCTGATGCTCCTTCCGGCCGCCCTCGGCGCTCAAACCCGGTACGATCCCGCCAAGCCGCCGCGCCTGGGAAAGCCGGCGCCGCTCGTCGTCCCGCCCGTGCATCGCTCGATCCTCGCGAACGGTGTCGCGCTCCGCATCGTCGAGCAGCGCGAACTCCCGCTGGTACAGATCACGGCCACGATCGATGGCGGCGCACGGCTCGACGGTCGCACGCCGGGGCTCGCGACGTTTGTCGCTGGCATGCTCGATGAAGGCGCCGGTTCGCGTGACGCCGCCGCGCTCCAGAGCGAACTCGCCTACCTGGGCGCTACGCTGGGCTCGGGTGCGTCGTGGGATGACTTCACCGTCTCCCTCAAGGTTCCCGTGCGGTCGCTGGGACCGGCGCTCGACCTCATGGCCGACGTGTTGCTGCGGCCGACGTTTGCCGCGACCGACGTGCGCCGGCAGCGCGACCTGCGCCTTGCCGCTCTCCTCCAGCAGCGCGATCAGCCTAACGCCGTCGCCGCGCTCGCCTTCAACCAGGTCGTCTATCCGGAGGGGCATCCGTATCACCAGCCGATCGGAGGCGACAGCGCGTCGACCGCCGCGCTCGACTCGACGACCGTGCGGGCGTTCTACGATCGCGCGTATCGGCCGGAACGCACCACGTTCATCGTCGTGGGCGACCTCTCCGTGGCCGACGCGCGCAACGCGATCCAGTCGCGGTTTGGCTCATGGGTCGCGCGATCGACCGCGGCGCCGATCCCGGCCGTCACCAGGGCGCCGACGCCACTCACCGCAACCAGGGTCTACCTCGTCGACAAGCCCGATGCGGCGCAGTCGGTGATCCAGGTCGGCTGGCCTGGTGTGGACCGCCGATCACCGGACTACGCCGCGCTCATGGTCATGAACACCATGCTCGGTGGCTCGTTCACGTCGCGCCTCAACATGAACCTTCGCGAGACGCACGGATATTCGTACGGCGCCCGCTCAGGCTTCACGTTTCGCAAGGCGCCGGGCCCCTTCGTGGCTTCGGCCGCGGTGCGCACCGACGTCACCGACTCATCCCTGGTGGAGTTCTTCCGCGAACTGCGTCGCGTGAGGGACGAGCGTGCCACGGGAGATGACGTGGCGCGCGCCAGGAACTACGTGGAACTGGGACTCCCCGGCTCGCTCGAAGGCACCACGCAGGTCGCCTCACAGGTCGCCGAGCTGCAGACCTTTGGACTCACGCTCGCCGAGTTGCCCCGTTTCGCTGCATTGGTTCGCGCGGTGACGCCTGCCGACGTCCAGCGCGTGGCGCGAACGTACCTCACGCCCGATCGCGCCACGGTGGTCGTGGTTGGTGACCTCGCCAGAACCCGCGCCAGCATCGACGCATTGAAGCTTGGACCCACCGCGGTGCTCGACATCAGGTCCGTGATGCGGTAG
- a CDS encoding M28 family peptidase, whose product MRRSGSVLCVALTLGCASGAGRTSTAAGAPASNGVLPALDAIRGEDLRRDIAVLASDDLRGREAGTLDELRASGWLVEQIRAIGLEPAGKDGTYYQWWNMRRIRLSDASEVQVGGAPLAMWKDVIVSTPTDVSLSVPLVYVGTGSDAELQGVDLTGKAAAARIVAPPNPPGRNMSLASWRYAIAAVRAQSTRLLGRGAAAVVLVADATAEEGMPFYAANAARGTYGVDSAGIQTRPRRTPPVLLVRGDMLERVRGSGAQLTVQLTTESFVYPSVNIVGRVRGTSKPAEYVLYSAHQDHDGVRFPVDGDSIWNGADDNATVSVALMAIARAFVKQPGERSALFVWHGAEERGLLGSRYHAANPTVPREQIVAVLNADMIGRNSPDTASLLGVQPPHRNSSDLVEMALRANALTGRFVLDSTWDRPTHPEGWYFRSDHLPYARLNIPAVEYSSNLHPDYHTPRDEWQRIDIGKLTRMTQWMYATGWLVANARERPRLDPGFRLER is encoded by the coding sequence ATGCGGCGATCAGGATCGGTTCTTTGCGTGGCACTCACGCTGGGGTGCGCGTCCGGCGCGGGAAGGACGAGCACCGCTGCCGGTGCGCCCGCATCCAACGGAGTGCTGCCGGCGCTCGATGCGATACGGGGCGAAGACCTGCGTCGTGACATTGCCGTTCTTGCCAGCGACGACCTGCGAGGGCGCGAGGCAGGCACGCTGGACGAGTTGCGTGCAAGCGGATGGCTGGTCGAACAGATCCGTGCCATCGGGCTCGAGCCGGCGGGAAAGGACGGCACGTACTACCAGTGGTGGAACATGCGCCGCATCCGTCTGTCGGACGCCAGCGAGGTTCAGGTAGGGGGCGCCCCGCTCGCGATGTGGAAGGACGTCATCGTCTCCACGCCGACGGACGTGTCGCTCTCGGTCCCGCTGGTCTATGTCGGCACGGGGAGCGACGCCGAGTTGCAGGGCGTTGATCTCACCGGCAAGGCCGCCGCCGCACGCATCGTTGCGCCGCCAAACCCGCCTGGACGCAACATGTCGCTCGCTTCCTGGCGATACGCGATCGCGGCGGTGCGGGCACAGTCCACGCGCCTCCTTGGCCGTGGCGCGGCCGCCGTGGTGCTCGTCGCGGACGCGACCGCCGAGGAGGGCATGCCGTTCTACGCGGCCAACGCGGCACGCGGGACCTACGGGGTGGACTCCGCAGGCATCCAGACGCGCCCGCGCCGGACGCCGCCGGTTCTGCTGGTGCGCGGCGACATGCTCGAGCGCGTGCGCGGGAGTGGCGCGCAGCTCACGGTGCAGCTAACGACCGAGAGCTTCGTGTACCCGTCGGTGAACATCGTGGGCCGCGTGCGCGGTACGTCCAAGCCGGCCGAATACGTGCTGTACAGCGCACATCAGGACCACGACGGCGTGCGTTTTCCGGTCGACGGTGACTCGATCTGGAACGGCGCTGACGACAACGCCACGGTGAGCGTGGCGCTGATGGCCATCGCGCGCGCGTTCGTCAAGCAACCCGGCGAGCGGTCGGCGCTCTTCGTCTGGCACGGCGCCGAGGAGCGCGGGCTCCTCGGCTCGCGCTACCACGCGGCCAATCCGACGGTACCGCGCGAGCAGATCGTCGCGGTGCTCAACGCCGACATGATTGGGCGCAACAGCCCCGACACCGCATCATTGCTCGGCGTACAGCCCCCGCATCGCAACTCGTCCGACCTGGTGGAGATGGCCCTGCGTGCCAATGCGCTGACGGGCCGGTTCGTGCTCGATTCCACCTGGGATCGGCCGACGCATCCGGAGGGCTGGTACTTCCGCAGCGACCACCTGCCCTACGCGCGCCTCAACATTCCCGCCGTCGAGTACTCGAGCAACCTGCATCCAGACTACCACACGCCGCGGGACGAGTGGCAGCGCATCGACATCGGCAAGCTCACGCGCATGACGCAGTGGATGTACGCCACCGGGTGGTTGGTGGCCAACGCGCGTGAGCGTCCGCGGCTCGATCCCGGGTTCAGACTGGAGCGCTGA
- the queF gene encoding NADPH-dependent 7-cyano-7-deazaguanine reductase QueF, translating into MPRPELLETFPNPYPGRNYEVHMTCPEFTSLCPLGGIETDADELELLKGGAPDFATIGVTYIPDQACVELKSLKLYFWSFRNDGIFYERVVNRILDDLAACVKPRWMRVTGDFNVRGGIKSVISAEVGTRP; encoded by the coding sequence ATGCCAAGGCCAGAACTCCTCGAAACCTTCCCAAATCCTTATCCCGGGCGGAACTACGAGGTCCACATGACCTGCCCGGAGTTCACGTCGCTGTGTCCGCTCGGCGGTATAGAAACCGATGCTGACGAACTCGAGCTCCTCAAGGGCGGCGCCCCGGACTTCGCGACGATCGGTGTGACCTATATCCCGGACCAGGCGTGCGTCGAGCTCAAGAGTCTCAAGCTCTACTTCTGGAGCTTCCGCAACGACGGGATCTTCTATGAGCGCGTGGTGAACCGGATCCTCGATGATCTGGCCGCGTGCGTGAAGCCGCGCTGGATGCGCGTGACCGGAGACTTCAACGTGCGCGGCGGGATCAAGTCCGTCATCTCGGCGGAGGTCGGGACGCGACCGTAG
- a CDS encoding rhomboid family intramembrane serine protease, producing the protein MPFTDESDRPSLTRGVQWLIAINVAIYFLQLTVVGAPNMLGALGFQAGDFSQSWWTIGTYMFVHAGFWHLALNMYTLYVFGPRVERSWSTGEFAKFYLVSGLGGWLFHLIFAREALLVGASAAVFGVTLAYAMQWPDDEVLLFGVIPLKVKWMVALLVGINLIAGMASGGGGSGVAYAAHLGGIAAAWLYLRSSGTGASLGRLRQRVSSVPDQPDESPRAIPRSTRGAREQRGGIDEIVARSNASMARRPSPEPPMSQPKPSGPRELDLNSVLDKISQHGLESLTSGERRLLEERSRELRGE; encoded by the coding sequence GTGCCCTTTACCGACGAGAGCGACCGCCCGAGCCTGACCCGAGGAGTGCAGTGGTTGATCGCGATCAACGTCGCGATCTACTTCCTGCAGCTCACGGTGGTGGGCGCGCCCAACATGTTGGGTGCGCTCGGGTTTCAGGCGGGCGATTTCTCGCAATCGTGGTGGACGATCGGCACCTACATGTTCGTGCACGCGGGGTTCTGGCACCTCGCCCTGAACATGTACACGCTCTACGTCTTTGGGCCTCGGGTCGAGCGCTCCTGGTCGACCGGAGAGTTTGCCAAGTTCTACCTGGTCTCAGGGCTCGGTGGGTGGCTGTTTCACCTGATCTTTGCCCGTGAGGCGTTGCTGGTTGGTGCGTCAGCGGCGGTATTTGGTGTCACGCTCGCCTACGCGATGCAGTGGCCCGATGACGAGGTTCTGCTCTTTGGCGTGATTCCGCTCAAGGTGAAGTGGATGGTCGCGCTGCTCGTGGGCATCAACCTGATTGCGGGCATGGCCTCGGGTGGCGGAGGCAGCGGCGTGGCATACGCCGCGCACCTGGGCGGCATCGCGGCGGCGTGGCTCTATCTGCGCTCGTCCGGGACCGGCGCGAGCCTTGGTCGGCTTCGGCAGCGGGTGTCTTCGGTGCCCGACCAGCCCGACGAATCCCCGCGGGCGATTCCGCGTTCGACGCGTGGCGCGCGCGAGCAGCGCGGTGGTATCGACGAGATCGTGGCGCGCAGCAACGCGTCGATGGCGCGGCGGCCGTCGCCGGAGCCGCCGATGTCGCAGCCCAAGCCCTCGGGTCCGCGCGAACTCGACCTCAACTCCGTGCTCGACAAGATCTCGCAGCACGGGCTCGAGAGCCTCACGAGCGGCGAGCGTCGCCTGCTCGAGGAACGATCGCGGGAGTTGCGCGGAGAGTAG
- a CDS encoding D-alanine--D-alanine ligase — translation MTSLRITLLMGGTSSERDVSLASGLRMAEALRARGHVVTAIDTATGVLSAADQSAMLAGGVMRTVPPDTQALARLDRSLPQAMSELPSADVVMLALHGGRGEDGTIQALLDLTGVPYTGSGHLASALAMDKDLSKHLFRRAGVPTANWIMAPADTATVAATLGFPCIVKPSKQGSTVGLSLVKSADELQPAITLAGTFDDEVMIEQFIPGRELTVAVLGDVALPVGEIVPEHELYDYECKYTPGMAREIFPAALTEAETARVQALALKAFRILKLRGCARIDFRLGPDGEFYCLEANTLPGMTQLSLVPQAAAAAGISFPELCERIVTLALT, via the coding sequence ATGACCTCCCTGCGGATCACGCTCCTCATGGGGGGCACGTCGAGTGAACGCGATGTGTCCCTCGCGTCCGGCCTTCGCATGGCCGAAGCGCTGCGCGCACGTGGGCATGTGGTGACGGCGATCGATACGGCCACCGGCGTGTTGAGTGCCGCCGATCAGTCCGCGATGCTCGCCGGTGGCGTCATGCGCACCGTCCCGCCGGATACGCAGGCGCTGGCACGACTCGATCGTTCGCTGCCGCAGGCCATGTCGGAACTGCCGAGCGCCGACGTGGTGATGCTGGCGTTGCACGGGGGACGTGGAGAGGACGGCACGATCCAGGCGCTGCTCGACCTCACCGGCGTCCCCTACACCGGCAGCGGGCACCTGGCGAGCGCGCTCGCGATGGACAAGGACCTGTCAAAGCACCTGTTCCGACGTGCCGGCGTGCCAACGGCGAACTGGATCATGGCGCCAGCCGACACAGCAACAGTGGCCGCGACGCTCGGCTTCCCCTGCATCGTCAAGCCGTCGAAGCAGGGGTCGACGGTCGGTCTCTCGCTCGTGAAATCGGCGGACGAGCTTCAGCCAGCGATCACGCTGGCTGGCACGTTCGATGACGAGGTGATGATCGAACAGTTCATTCCTGGCCGGGAGCTGACCGTCGCGGTGCTGGGCGACGTGGCCCTTCCGGTCGGGGAGATCGTGCCGGAACACGAGCTCTACGACTACGAGTGCAAGTACACGCCCGGGATGGCGCGCGAGATCTTTCCTGCGGCGCTGACCGAAGCGGAGACGGCGAGGGTCCAGGCCCTGGCGCTCAAGGCGTTCCGGATCCTCAAGCTCCGTGGCTGTGCTCGCATCGATTTCCGACTGGGCCCCGACGGAGAGTTCTATTGCCTCGAGGCCAACACGCTGCCAGGGATGACGCAATTGAGCCTGGTGCCGCAGGCGGCCGCGGCGGCCGGGATCTCGTTTCCCGAGTTGTGCGAACGTATTGTGACGCTGGCCCTGACCTGA
- a CDS encoding energy transducer TonB, which translates to MRSPFPSWLGVLGLVVTLSGCDAVQGTLDRLRGPDTSPPDSLPLLLNDSLPFQYPIGLYLQLVDDSVTLRLHIDEYGRPVPESTRVEVPAKYAQFDTSAVNGARALAFRPAIRKGKPIAYTVLFPIQFKIPTVPRQPGDTLKKP; encoded by the coding sequence ATGCGATCGCCCTTCCCATCGTGGCTCGGTGTCCTTGGCCTGGTCGTCACCCTCAGCGGGTGTGACGCGGTTCAGGGCACGCTCGACCGCCTGCGCGGCCCCGACACGTCGCCACCCGACTCGCTCCCGTTGCTGCTCAACGACTCGCTGCCATTCCAGTATCCCATTGGCCTGTACCTGCAGCTGGTCGATGACAGTGTCACCCTGCGGCTGCACATCGACGAATACGGGCGTCCGGTGCCGGAGAGCACCCGCGTGGAAGTCCCGGCGAAATACGCGCAGTTTGACACGTCGGCCGTGAACGGCGCGCGTGCGCTCGCCTTTCGCCCCGCGATCCGCAAAGGCAAGCCGATCGCCTACACCGTGTTGTTCCCGATTCAGTTCAAGATTCCCACGGTGCCCCGCCAGCCGGGTGACACCCTCAAGAAGCCGTGA
- the mutS gene encoding DNA mismatch repair protein MutS → MQQYRDIKARHPDAILLFRMGDFYEMFYEDAETASRILGLTLTSRNNGGAAEVPLAGVPVKAVNEYLRRLVHQGFRVAICEQVEDPRLAKGIVRREVVETITPGAAFADDLLESARHNFLCAVHRVDDWYGIAAADVSTGAFTLTLAASRDADAVLARFAPREIVVARGATVVGANTPARADGALVTERDAWEFDAELAREELTRHFALHSLDGLGIGSDAMVAVGAGGALLRYLRELQPSGIPHLARPSLERVGGVMPLDEMTRRNLELVESLRGEPEQPNGRGAAERAGTLFGVFDRTQTAMGARLMRQWLLAPLVERAAIETRLDVVEAFVGRPVEREALREALDGVRDVERLAGKVAAGRASPRELGALGTSLGRLPLVHDAAQRVAGGGWLAELAATWDSCDDLARSIGATLVDDAPVAIGDTDTIRAGVDGSLDELRALRDGGKDAIARIQAQERERTGIPSLKVGYNRVFGYYIEITNANRHLVPADYQRRQTLTGGERYVTPALKEYEEKVLTATERIETRERELFEALRVAIAREIRRLQAVSTKVAQLDVLSTFAEVAASERYARPEITDGFDLEITGGRHPVVERMMPRDKFIPNDVRLTEDARLIVLTGPNMAGKSTILRQIGLIQLIAQVGAFVPATRARLGIVDRLFTRVGASDNLVRGQSTFMVEMAETSAILHTATRRSLVLLDEIGRGTSTYDGVSIAWAVSEHLHDRVGCKTVFATHYHELTQLADELGALRNFNVAVREVGDQVLFLHRLQPGGADRSYGIEVGRLAGLPNAVIQRAREVLRSLEGEQLAAALQVGAARRRPAPVKAESAPAQLALFTVDPHPVVLRLRDLEPEAMTPLEALRLVDELVRQAREG, encoded by the coding sequence ATGCAGCAGTACCGGGACATCAAGGCCCGGCATCCGGACGCGATCCTGCTGTTCCGCATGGGGGACTTCTACGAGATGTTCTACGAAGATGCGGAGACCGCCTCGCGCATCCTCGGGCTCACGTTGACGAGTCGCAACAACGGTGGTGCAGCAGAAGTTCCCCTCGCCGGCGTTCCGGTAAAGGCGGTGAACGAATACCTGCGCCGGCTCGTGCACCAGGGGTTTCGCGTCGCGATCTGCGAGCAGGTGGAGGATCCCAGGCTCGCCAAGGGCATCGTGCGGCGCGAGGTGGTGGAGACCATCACGCCCGGCGCTGCGTTTGCCGATGACCTCCTCGAGAGCGCGCGCCACAACTTTCTCTGCGCCGTCCACCGTGTGGATGATTGGTACGGCATTGCTGCGGCGGATGTCTCGACGGGGGCCTTCACCCTGACGCTGGCGGCGTCACGCGATGCGGACGCCGTGCTGGCACGGTTTGCACCGCGAGAGATCGTCGTGGCGCGCGGGGCGACGGTGGTGGGAGCCAACACACCAGCGCGCGCCGACGGGGCCCTGGTCACGGAGCGCGACGCGTGGGAGTTCGATGCCGAACTGGCTCGCGAAGAGCTCACGCGCCACTTCGCACTGCACTCGCTCGACGGGCTCGGCATCGGCAGCGACGCCATGGTCGCGGTCGGCGCCGGCGGCGCACTGCTGCGGTACCTGCGGGAGTTGCAGCCATCGGGCATCCCGCATCTCGCGCGTCCATCGCTCGAGCGCGTGGGTGGTGTGATGCCGCTCGACGAGATGACGCGGCGAAACCTCGAGTTGGTGGAGTCGCTCCGCGGTGAACCCGAGCAGCCCAACGGACGCGGAGCGGCAGAGCGAGCGGGAACGCTGTTCGGCGTCTTCGATCGGACGCAAACGGCGATGGGCGCTCGCCTCATGCGTCAATGGCTCCTGGCACCGCTCGTGGAACGGGCCGCGATCGAGACTCGGCTCGACGTCGTGGAGGCGTTCGTCGGACGTCCAGTGGAGCGTGAGGCACTGCGCGAAGCGCTCGATGGTGTTCGCGACGTGGAGCGACTTGCCGGCAAGGTGGCCGCCGGCCGCGCGAGTCCGCGCGAGCTTGGTGCTCTGGGAACCTCGCTCGGGCGATTGCCGCTGGTACACGATGCGGCGCAGCGCGTCGCGGGCGGTGGGTGGCTCGCAGAACTGGCAGCCACCTGGGATTCGTGCGATGACCTCGCGCGGTCGATCGGCGCCACGCTCGTCGACGATGCGCCCGTGGCCATCGGCGACACGGACACCATTCGTGCCGGCGTCGACGGCTCTCTCGACGAACTGCGTGCGCTGCGCGACGGTGGCAAGGACGCGATTGCGCGCATCCAGGCGCAGGAGCGCGAGCGCACGGGCATCCCGTCGCTCAAGGTCGGCTACAATCGCGTCTTCGGGTACTACATCGAGATCACCAACGCAAATCGCCATCTCGTCCCAGCGGACTATCAGCGCCGCCAGACGCTGACGGGCGGCGAGCGCTATGTGACGCCGGCGCTCAAGGAGTACGAGGAGAAGGTTCTCACGGCCACGGAGCGTATCGAAACGCGCGAGCGCGAACTCTTCGAAGCGCTGCGTGTGGCGATCGCCCGGGAGATTCGCCGGCTGCAGGCCGTATCGACCAAGGTCGCGCAGCTCGACGTGCTCTCCACCTTTGCCGAGGTGGCGGCCAGCGAGCGCTACGCGCGTCCGGAGATCACCGACGGCTTCGACCTCGAGATCACGGGAGGGCGACACCCGGTGGTGGAGCGGATGATGCCGCGCGACAAGTTCATTCCGAACGACGTGCGGCTCACCGAAGATGCGCGGCTGATCGTCCTCACCGGCCCCAACATGGCCGGCAAGTCGACCATCCTCCGGCAAATCGGTCTCATCCAGCTCATCGCGCAGGTCGGGGCGTTCGTGCCGGCAACCCGCGCGCGACTCGGCATCGTCGATCGCCTGTTCACGCGCGTTGGCGCGAGCGACAACCTCGTGCGCGGCCAGTCGACGTTCATGGTGGAAATGGCCGAGACGAGCGCCATTCTGCATACCGCCACCAGGCGGAGCCTGGTCCTGCTCGACGAGATCGGTCGCGGCACGTCGACCTACGACGGCGTCTCGATCGCCTGGGCCGTGAGTGAACACCTGCACGACCGCGTGGGATGCAAGACGGTGTTTGCCACGCACTACCACGAACTCACGCAACTGGCCGACGAGCTGGGCGCGCTGCGGAACTTCAACGTGGCCGTTCGCGAGGTGGGCGATCAGGTGCTCTTTCTGCACCGATTGCAGCCCGGTGGTGCGGATCGCTCCTACGGGATCGAGGTCGGCCGACTCGCCGGGCTCCCCAACGCGGTCATCCAGCGCGCGCGCGAGGTGCTGCGTTCGCTCGAAGGGGAACAGCTCGCCGCCGCCCTGCAGGTCGGCGCGGCTCGGCGCCGGCCGGCGCCGGTGAAAGCAGAGTCCGCGCCGGCGCAGCTTGCGCTCTTCACGGTCGATCCGCACCCCGTGGTGCTGCGCCTCCGCGACCTCGAGCCCGAGGCGATGACGCCGCTCGAAGCACTCCGCCTGGTCGATGAGCTGGTGCGACAGGCCCGCGAGGGCTAG
- a CDS encoding SPOR domain-containing protein, protein MVRAERASRWAVALLLATLAWPVARASAQQGDALFAQVQQLVNAGNRIGARALADSALTVRTPGTMAYGEALYARAYASSDAGAAERDYLRVSIEYPFSPRAEDAMYMVGQFRQSRGDRAGARSQYERITREFPTGTHVARAAYWAGQLALEDGDLAAGCQLLFVASERVSRDDVELRNQVEYQRNRCMMPTSPASPPRDSVAADTTASSSPPRPPPSAEPAREYSVQVAAFARKRDAEALSSRLKARGFQVRVVGVRAPYRVRVGRYPTRDEAVAAQGRMKRSRVNGIVVEAEAR, encoded by the coding sequence ATGGTGCGCGCTGAACGCGCTTCGCGGTGGGCGGTCGCGCTGTTGCTCGCGACCCTGGCCTGGCCTGTAGCGCGGGCCTCGGCGCAGCAGGGCGATGCGCTGTTCGCACAGGTGCAGCAACTGGTGAACGCGGGAAACCGAATCGGTGCGCGCGCTCTCGCCGATTCCGCGCTGACCGTGCGTACGCCGGGCACGATGGCATACGGCGAAGCGCTGTATGCGAGGGCCTACGCCTCCAGTGACGCAGGCGCGGCCGAGCGCGACTACCTCCGGGTGAGCATCGAGTATCCCTTTTCGCCGCGTGCCGAAGACGCGATGTACATGGTCGGGCAGTTCCGGCAATCGCGGGGTGACCGCGCCGGCGCGCGCAGCCAATACGAGCGAATCACGCGCGAATTCCCGACGGGCACACACGTCGCGCGCGCGGCGTATTGGGCGGGTCAGCTCGCGCTGGAGGACGGGGATCTCGCGGCGGGGTGCCAGCTGCTGTTTGTGGCCAGCGAACGCGTGTCACGCGACGACGTGGAGCTGCGCAATCAGGTGGAGTACCAGCGCAACCGATGCATGATGCCGACCTCGCCGGCGTCGCCGCCCCGGGATTCGGTGGCGGCTGACACCACGGCGTCGTCCTCACCGCCGCGTCCCCCGCCGAGCGCTGAACCCGCAAGGGAGTACAGCGTGCAGGTCGCGGCGTTTGCGCGCAAGCGGGACGCAGAGGCGCTTTCGTCGCGTCTCAAGGCGCGCGGATTTCAGGTGCGCGTCGTTGGCGTGCGCGCGCCGTACCGCGTACGTGTAGGTCGCTATCCAACGCGCGACGAAGCGGTGGCGGCACAGGGCCGCATGAAGCGGTCACGCGTCAACGGCATCGTGGTCGAGGCCGAGGCACGGTGA